A part of Candidatus Obscuribacterales bacterium genomic DNA contains:
- a CDS encoding DUF6737 family protein, producing MVLDPTSDSFNPWHLKPWWCQPWSIVLTGTGLIGGSWLLFHRVWLTGLVAIPLGVWMGFFVLVWPRLMRQYVAESAAQADLGTTQSPD from the coding sequence ATGGTGCTTGATCCTACGTCGGATTCTTTCAATCCCTGGCATCTTAAACCTTGGTGGTGTCAGCCTTGGTCAATTGTGCTCACCGGCACGGGGCTGATTGGCGGCAGTTGGCTGCTGTTCCATCGCGTTTGGCTGACGGGCTTGGTCGCCATTCCCCTCGGGGTCTGGATGGGCTTTTTTGTGCTGGTTTGGCCAAGGTTGATGCGTCAATACGTAGCAGAATCTGCTGCTCAAGCCGATCTTGGCACGACCCAGTCCCCAGATTAG